From a single Streptomyces sp. NBC_00377 genomic region:
- a CDS encoding VWA domain-containing protein has protein sequence MIRTQRLAAGVCALLAALTAGIAFPAGAVADETTATAPKVDLVLDVSGSMRTKDMDGGTRMAAAKQAFNEVLDATPENVLLGIRTLGANYPGDDQKTGCKDTAQLYPVGPLDRTEAKTAVATLSPTGWTPIGPALLKAADDLEGGTGSKRIVLISDGEDTCAPLDPCVVAREIAAKGIGLTIDTLGLVPNVKMRQQLSCIAEATGGTYTSVEHTEELTDRVNQLVDRAADPVVTPVATQGAASCAAAPALKSGLYTDREEFGQERWYKVDVEPGQELRASVSVSADRAVNPDYGVLLRAVTVHGREIVRGEAAGNGRTDVISTGLRYPKAESDDDEAAAETVCVQVTNSYSAAAGVKTTPGMPLELTVDVVDGPSQASDVASFGLGRGWWLLGVLVLFGFLAGLLWGWVSRWRVAVWRTN, from the coding sequence ATGATCAGAACACAACGGCTGGCGGCGGGCGTCTGTGCCCTGCTCGCCGCGCTCACGGCCGGGATCGCGTTCCCGGCCGGGGCGGTCGCCGACGAGACCACCGCCACCGCGCCCAAGGTCGACCTGGTCCTCGACGTCAGCGGTTCGATGCGGACGAAGGACATGGACGGCGGGACGCGGATGGCCGCGGCCAAGCAGGCGTTCAACGAGGTGCTGGACGCGACCCCGGAGAACGTCCTCCTGGGCATCCGCACCCTCGGCGCCAACTACCCGGGCGACGACCAGAAGACGGGCTGCAAGGACACCGCGCAGCTCTACCCGGTCGGCCCGCTGGACCGGACCGAGGCCAAGACGGCGGTGGCGACCCTGTCGCCGACCGGCTGGACGCCCATCGGGCCCGCCCTGCTGAAGGCGGCCGACGACCTCGAGGGCGGCACCGGCTCCAAGCGCATCGTGCTGATCAGCGACGGCGAGGACACCTGCGCCCCGCTCGACCCGTGCGTGGTGGCCCGCGAGATCGCCGCCAAGGGCATCGGTCTGACGATCGACACCCTCGGCCTGGTGCCCAACGTCAAGATGCGTCAGCAGCTCAGCTGCATCGCCGAGGCGACGGGCGGCACCTACACCTCGGTGGAGCACACCGAGGAACTCACCGACCGGGTCAACCAGCTGGTCGACCGGGCGGCGGACCCCGTGGTGACGCCGGTCGCCACCCAGGGCGCGGCCTCCTGCGCGGCGGCGCCCGCGCTGAAGTCCGGTCTGTACACCGACCGGGAGGAGTTCGGCCAGGAGCGCTGGTACAAGGTCGACGTCGAGCCGGGCCAGGAACTGCGCGCCTCGGTGAGCGTGTCGGCGGACCGGGCCGTGAACCCCGACTACGGGGTGCTGTTGCGGGCGGTCACGGTGCACGGCCGGGAGATCGTGCGCGGCGAGGCGGCCGGCAACGGCCGTACCGACGTCATCTCGACCGGCCTGCGCTACCCGAAGGCGGAGAGCGACGACGACGAGGCGGCCGCCGAGACGGTGTGTGTGCAGGTGACCAACTCCTACTCGGCGGCCGCGGGGGTCAAGACCACGCCGGGCATGCCGCTGGAGCTGACCGTGGACGTGGTCGACGGTCCGTCGCAGGCGAGCGACGTGGCCTCCTTCGGCCTCGGGCGCGGCTGGTGGCTGCTGGGCGTCCTGGTGCTGTTCGGCTTCCTGGCCGGTCTGCTGTGGGGCTGGGTGTCACGCTGGCGGGTCGCGGTCTGGAGGACCAACTGA
- a CDS encoding helix-turn-helix domain-containing protein: MSPRRSYDQYCSAARALDSVGDRWTLLIVRELLAGPRRYTDLHADLPGVSTDVLASRLKDMERDGLATRRRLPPPGAAYVYELTGRGRELLPVLQALGKWGEGELGERRPTDALRAHWFALPLLRGLDGEGITGAGLVEVRLDEGDFHLYVGAEDGPVYGDGPAPGEPDARLVLDVDTCTAVAQGRSGFLDAVRAGRIEVRGDSTLAKALREA, encoded by the coding sequence ATGTCACCTCGCCGAAGCTACGACCAGTACTGTTCCGCCGCCCGTGCGCTCGACTCCGTCGGCGACCGCTGGACCTTGCTGATCGTCCGGGAGCTGCTCGCCGGCCCGCGCCGCTACACGGACCTGCACGCCGATCTGCCGGGTGTGAGCACGGACGTGCTCGCCTCGCGGCTGAAGGACATGGAGCGGGACGGGCTGGCCACCCGGCGCCGGCTGCCCCCGCCGGGCGCGGCCTACGTGTACGAACTCACCGGTCGCGGCCGCGAGTTGCTGCCCGTGCTCCAGGCCCTGGGCAAGTGGGGCGAGGGGGAGCTCGGTGAACGGCGGCCCACCGACGCCCTCCGCGCGCACTGGTTCGCGCTCCCCCTGTTGCGAGGGCTCGACGGCGAGGGGATCACGGGCGCCGGACTGGTCGAAGTGCGCCTCGACGAGGGGGACTTCCATCTGTACGTCGGCGCAGAAGACGGTCCGGTGTACGGCGACGGGCCCGCACCCGGGGAGCCCGACGCACGGCTCGTCCTCGACGTGGACACCTGTACGGCGGTCGCCCAGGGCCGGTCGGGCTTCCTGGACGCGGTGCGCGCCGGACGGATCGAGGTCCGCGGTGACAGCACCCTTGCCAAAGCTCTGCGGGAGGCATGA
- a CDS encoding pyridoxal phosphate-dependent aminotransferase — translation MEFRQSNKLSEVCYEIRGPVIEHADALEAAGHSVLRLNTGNPALFGFEAPEEILQDMIRMLPRAHGYTDSRGVLSARRAVAQRYQERGLEVGVDDVFLGNGVSELVSMAVQALVEDGDEILIPAPDFPLWTAVTTLAGGKAVHYLCDEQADWYPDLADMASKITDRTKAVVIINPNNPTGAVYPKEIIEGILDLARRHGLMVFADEIYDQILYDDAVHHSAAALAPDLVVLTFCGLSKTYRVAGFRSGWLVVTGPRQHARDYLEGLTMLASMRLCANAPAQYAIQAALGGRQSIRELTVPGGRLYDQRETAWEKLNEIPGVSCVKPKGALYAFPRIDPKVHPIHDDEKFVLDLLLREKIQVVQGTGFNWPAPDHFRILTLPHADDLEAAIGRIGRFLSGYRQ, via the coding sequence ATGGAGTTCCGGCAGTCGAACAAGCTGAGCGAGGTCTGTTACGAGATCCGCGGCCCCGTGATCGAGCACGCCGACGCACTGGAGGCGGCGGGCCACAGCGTCCTGCGCCTGAACACCGGCAACCCCGCGCTCTTCGGTTTCGAGGCGCCGGAGGAGATCCTCCAGGACATGATCAGGATGCTTCCCCGGGCGCACGGCTACACGGACTCGCGCGGCGTCCTCTCCGCCCGCCGCGCCGTCGCCCAGCGCTACCAGGAACGCGGCCTGGAGGTCGGCGTCGACGACGTCTTCCTCGGCAACGGCGTGTCGGAGCTGGTCTCCATGGCCGTACAGGCGCTGGTCGAGGACGGCGACGAGATACTGATCCCGGCCCCGGACTTCCCGCTGTGGACGGCGGTCACCACGCTCGCCGGCGGCAAGGCGGTCCACTACCTCTGCGACGAACAGGCCGACTGGTACCCGGACCTGGCCGACATGGCGTCCAAGATCACCGACCGCACCAAGGCCGTCGTCATCATCAACCCCAACAACCCCACCGGGGCGGTCTACCCGAAGGAGATCATCGAGGGCATCCTCGACCTGGCCCGCCGGCACGGCCTGATGGTCTTCGCCGACGAGATCTACGACCAGATCCTCTACGACGACGCCGTCCACCACTCGGCCGCCGCGCTCGCGCCCGACCTGGTGGTCCTGACCTTCTGCGGCCTGTCGAAGACGTACCGGGTGGCGGGTTTCCGCTCGGGCTGGCTGGTGGTGACCGGCCCCCGGCAGCATGCCAGGGACTACCTGGAGGGCCTCACCATGCTCGCCTCCATGCGCCTGTGCGCCAACGCGCCCGCCCAGTACGCCATCCAGGCGGCGCTCGGCGGCCGCCAGTCCATCCGCGAGCTGACCGTGCCGGGCGGCAGGCTCTACGACCAGCGGGAGACGGCCTGGGAGAAGCTCAACGAGATTCCGGGCGTGTCGTGCGTGAAGCCCAAGGGCGCGCTGTACGCGTTCCCGCGCATCGATCCCAAGGTCCATCCGATCCACGACGACGAGAAGTTCGTCCTGGACCTGCTCCTGAGGGAGAAGATCCAGGTCGTCCAGGGCACGGGCTTCAACTGGCCGGCTCCCGACCACTTCCGCATCCTGACCCTCCCGCACGCGGACGACCTGGAGGCGGCGATCGGCCGCATCGGCCGATTCCTGAGCGGGTACCGGCAGTAG
- a CDS encoding histidine phosphatase family protein, with amino-acid sequence MGDLILVRHGETEWSRSGRHTGSTDVPLTEHGRNEARRLAPLIRPLRIRTAFVSPSQRARETAELIGLREARVDAGLREWDYGGYEGVTTADIQRTRPGWFLFTDGVAPGPPDHPGETPAQVGERADRVLARVEAARTGTEEHVVLVAHGHFLRVLTARRLGLPASAGALFQLETGTLCRLGTEHGRPVITAWNVRPGS; translated from the coding sequence GTGGGCGACCTGATTCTCGTGCGGCACGGCGAGACCGAGTGGTCCCGCTCGGGCCGGCACACCGGATCGACGGACGTACCGCTCACCGAGCACGGCCGCAACGAGGCACGGCGGTTGGCGCCACTGATCCGTCCGCTGCGGATCAGGACCGCGTTCGTGAGCCCGTCACAGCGGGCACGGGAGACGGCGGAGCTGATCGGACTGCGGGAGGCCCGGGTCGACGCCGGTCTGCGGGAGTGGGACTACGGCGGCTACGAGGGCGTCACGACGGCCGACATCCAGCGCACGCGACCGGGCTGGTTCCTCTTCACCGACGGCGTCGCGCCCGGGCCGCCCGACCATCCCGGGGAGACGCCCGCACAGGTCGGCGAGCGGGCCGACCGGGTACTGGCCCGGGTCGAAGCCGCGCGGACGGGCACCGAGGAACATGTGGTGCTGGTGGCACACGGGCACTTCCTGCGGGTGCTGACCGCGCGCCGGCTCGGGCTGCCCGCGTCGGCGGGGGCACTGTTCCAGCTGGAGACGGGGACGCTGTGCCGGCTGGGCACGGAGCACGGGCGGCCGGTGATCACCGCCTGGAATGTCAGACCCGGGTCGTAG
- a CDS encoding acyl-CoA thioesterase — protein MSEPFSVRITVRGYETDVQGHVNQSVYINYAEHARWSLLQAAGISQAGLVAKGVGPVALETTIRYRHELLAGDEVDVSCVFEWGGGKTFRIEQTIRRTDGTVSAELTAVGGLLDLKERRMVANPQDYFKELATDPSLFGL, from the coding sequence GTGAGCGAGCCGTTCTCCGTCCGGATCACCGTACGCGGATACGAGACCGACGTGCAGGGCCATGTCAACCAGAGCGTGTACATCAACTACGCGGAACACGCCCGCTGGTCGCTCCTCCAGGCCGCGGGCATCAGCCAGGCCGGCCTGGTCGCCAAGGGGGTGGGCCCGGTAGCCCTGGAGACGACCATCCGCTACCGGCACGAACTCCTGGCCGGTGACGAGGTCGACGTCAGCTGCGTCTTCGAGTGGGGCGGCGGCAAGACCTTCCGGATCGAGCAGACGATCCGCAGGACGGACGGCACGGTCTCCGCCGAACTCACCGCGGTCGGCGGGTTACTGGACCTGAAGGAGCGCCGGATGGTCGCCAACCCGCAGGACTACTTCAAGGAACTGGCCACCGATCCGAGCCTGTTCGGGCTGTGA
- a CDS encoding 3'-5' exonuclease, with amino-acid sequence MSARRVKPSLYISVDIEADGPIPGPYSMLSLGAAVAGRQDADGFTAADPARQTFYAELRPISDEFDAEALAVSGLDRERLADEGLEAAVALARFTAWVREVSGGAQPVMCGYPASYDWTFLYWYLIRFTGGSPFGHSGCLDMKTLYATKAGLPLRAVAKRTMPPHLLSRRPHTHHALDDAVEQAELLANLMAWPGPGAAR; translated from the coding sequence ATGTCCGCACGACGTGTGAAACCCAGCCTCTACATCTCCGTCGACATCGAGGCCGACGGCCCGATACCGGGGCCGTACTCGATGCTGAGCCTGGGTGCGGCGGTCGCGGGGCGGCAGGACGCCGACGGGTTCACCGCGGCCGACCCCGCCCGGCAGACCTTCTACGCCGAACTGCGTCCGATCAGCGACGAGTTCGACGCCGAGGCGCTTGCCGTGAGCGGGCTCGACCGCGAGCGTCTGGCCGACGAGGGACTCGAAGCAGCCGTGGCACTGGCCCGGTTCACCGCGTGGGTACGCGAGGTGAGCGGGGGCGCCCAGCCGGTGATGTGCGGCTACCCGGCCTCGTACGACTGGACGTTCCTGTACTGGTACCTGATCCGTTTCACCGGCGGGAGCCCCTTCGGCCACTCCGGCTGCCTCGACATGAAGACGCTGTACGCCACGAAGGCCGGACTGCCGCTGCGGGCGGTGGCGAAGCGGACGATGCCGCCGCACCTGCTGTCGAGACGTCCTCACACCCACCACGCGCTGGACGACGCCGTGGAACAGGCCGAGCTGCTCGCCAACCTCATGGCGTGGCCGGGGCCCGGGGCGGCCCGGTGA
- a CDS encoding 8-oxoguanine deaminase, with the protein MAADRRIVIENGSIATVDAQDTEYANGYVVLAGNRIESLGAGRAPEGLENVERRIDATGHLVTPGLVNTHHHFYQWITRGLATDHNLFDWLVALYPTWARIDERMVRAAAQGSLAMMARGGVTTAMDHHYVFPKGSGDLSGAIIGAARDLGVRFTLARGSMDRSEKDGGLPPDFAVETLEGALAATEETVAQHHDSSFDAMTQVAVAPCSPFSVSTELMRQGAELARRLGVRLHTHGSETVEEEKFCHELFGMGPTDYFESTGWLGEDVWMAHCVHMNDSDIDAFARTRTGVAHCPSSNARLAAGIARVPDMLAAGVPVGLGVDGTASNESGELHTELRNALLINRLGAHREAALNARQALRLGTFGGAQVLGRASQIGSLEPGKLADLVLWRLDTLAHASIADPVTALVLGAAAPVTASFVNGRQIVQNGRLLHADEDDIARSTREEAQRLARIAAQG; encoded by the coding sequence ATGGCAGCAGACCGGCGCATCGTCATCGAGAACGGTTCGATCGCGACCGTCGACGCCCAGGACACCGAGTACGCGAACGGGTACGTCGTCCTCGCGGGCAACCGGATCGAGTCGCTCGGCGCGGGCCGGGCACCCGAGGGCCTGGAGAACGTCGAGCGCCGCATCGACGCCACCGGACATCTGGTCACCCCGGGCCTGGTCAACACCCACCACCACTTCTACCAGTGGATCACCCGGGGCCTGGCCACCGACCACAACCTCTTCGACTGGCTCGTCGCCCTCTACCCCACCTGGGCGCGCATCGACGAGCGGATGGTCCGGGCGGCCGCCCAGGGCTCCCTCGCGATGATGGCCCGAGGCGGCGTCACCACCGCCATGGACCACCACTACGTCTTCCCGAAGGGCTCCGGCGACCTGTCCGGGGCGATCATCGGCGCCGCCCGCGACCTCGGCGTCCGCTTCACCCTCGCCCGCGGCTCCATGGACCGCAGCGAGAAGGACGGCGGCCTGCCCCCGGACTTCGCCGTCGAGACCCTGGAGGGCGCCCTCGCCGCCACCGAGGAAACCGTCGCCCAGCACCACGACTCCTCCTTCGACGCGATGACCCAGGTCGCCGTCGCCCCCTGCTCACCCTTCTCCGTCTCCACCGAACTCATGCGACAGGGCGCCGAGTTGGCGCGCCGTCTCGGCGTGCGCCTGCACACCCACGGCTCGGAGACGGTCGAGGAGGAGAAGTTCTGCCACGAGCTGTTCGGCATGGGCCCGACCGACTACTTCGAGTCCACCGGCTGGCTCGGCGAGGACGTGTGGATGGCGCACTGCGTCCACATGAACGACTCCGACATCGACGCCTTCGCCCGGACGAGGACGGGAGTCGCCCACTGTCCCTCGTCCAACGCCCGGCTGGCGGCCGGTATCGCCCGCGTTCCCGACATGCTGGCGGCCGGCGTCCCGGTCGGCCTGGGCGTCGACGGCACGGCGTCCAACGAGTCCGGCGAACTCCACACCGAGCTGCGCAACGCCCTGCTCATCAACCGCCTCGGCGCCCACCGGGAAGCCGCCCTGAACGCCCGTCAGGCTCTGCGCCTCGGCACCTTCGGCGGCGCCCAGGTGCTGGGCCGCGCCTCCCAGATCGGCTCCCTCGAGCCGGGCAAGCTCGCCGACCTGGTGCTGTGGAGGCTGGACACCCTCGCTCACGCCTCGATCGCCGACCCGGTGACCGCCCTGGTCCTCGGCGCGGCCGCCCCCGTCACCGCGTCCTTCGTGAACGGACGTCAGATCGTCCAGAACGGCCGCCTGTTGCACGCCGACGAGGACGACATCGCCCGCTCGACGAGGGAAGAGGCGCAGCGACTGGCGCGGATCGCCGCACAGGGCTGA
- the pucL gene encoding factor-independent urate hydroxylase → MTAHPHPARTTPSHPDRPVVLGQNQYGKAENRVVKITRDGATHHIKDLNVSVSLSGDMDEVHYSGSNANVLPTDTTKNTVYAFAKEFGIESAEQFGIHLARHFVSSQDPIRTARIRIEEYSWERIETPGEDAHSFVRRGQETRLAQITYDGSSWEVVSGLKDLTVMNSTNSEFWGFVKDEYTTLPEAHDRILATDVSSRWRFNWSDDAQPAPDWEESYAQVKRHLLLAFAETYSLSLQQTLYAMGARIIDHRGEIDEVRFSLPNKHHFLVDLKPFGLKNDTADGAVYFAADRPYGLIEATVLRDGRDARIPTDLTNL, encoded by the coding sequence ATGACTGCCCATCCCCACCCGGCCCGCACCACCCCTTCCCACCCGGACCGTCCCGTGGTCCTGGGACAGAACCAGTACGGCAAAGCCGAGAACCGGGTCGTGAAGATCACGCGGGACGGCGCCACCCACCACATCAAGGACCTCAACGTCTCCGTGTCGCTGAGCGGCGACATGGACGAGGTCCACTACTCCGGCTCGAACGCCAACGTGCTGCCGACGGACACCACCAAGAACACGGTGTACGCGTTCGCCAAGGAGTTCGGCATCGAGTCCGCCGAGCAGTTCGGCATCCACCTCGCCCGCCACTTCGTGAGCTCACAGGACCCGATCAGGACCGCGCGCATCCGCATCGAGGAGTACTCCTGGGAGCGGATCGAGACACCCGGCGAGGACGCACACTCCTTCGTCCGCCGCGGCCAGGAGACCCGCCTGGCCCAGATCACCTACGACGGCTCGTCGTGGGAGGTCGTCTCCGGGCTCAAGGACCTGACCGTCATGAACTCGACGAACTCCGAATTCTGGGGCTTCGTCAAGGACGAGTACACCACCCTGCCCGAGGCGCACGACCGCATCCTGGCGACCGACGTGTCCAGCCGCTGGCGCTTCAACTGGTCCGACGACGCCCAGCCGGCACCGGACTGGGAGGAGTCGTACGCCCAGGTCAAGCGGCACCTGCTGCTGGCCTTCGCGGAGACGTACTCCCTCTCCCTCCAGCAGACCCTCTACGCCATGGGCGCACGGATCATCGACCACCGCGGCGAGATCGACGAGGTCCGCTTCTCCCTCCCCAACAAGCACCACTTCCTGGTCGATCTGAAGCCGTTCGGGCTCAAGAACGACACCGCCGACGGAGCCGTCTACTTCGCGGCCGACCGGCCCTACGGCCTGATCGAGGCCACCGTCCTGCGGGACGGCCGCGACGCGAGGATCCCGACGGACCTCACCAACCTCTGA
- the uraH gene encoding hydroxyisourate hydrolase has translation MSTSTTASVSTHILDTSVGRPAPGVAVHLSARSGRGAHDGPADWQALGGSATDADGRCKDLPALPEGTTHVRLDFAVEAYFERSEKKQADAQQDAPANRDSGATQVFFPEVAITFAVRPGEHYHVPLLLNPFGYSVYRGS, from the coding sequence ATGAGCACCAGCACCACCGCATCGGTGTCCACCCACATCCTGGACACCTCCGTCGGCCGGCCCGCCCCGGGAGTCGCCGTCCACCTTTCCGCCCGCTCGGGACGGGGAGCCCACGACGGGCCGGCCGACTGGCAGGCGCTCGGCGGGTCCGCGACCGACGCGGACGGCCGGTGCAAGGACCTGCCGGCGCTGCCGGAGGGCACCACCCACGTACGGCTCGACTTCGCCGTGGAGGCGTATTTCGAGCGATCAGAGAAGAAGCAAGCCGATGCGCAGCAGGACGCCCCCGCGAATCGGGACAGCGGTGCCACACAGGTGTTCTTCCCGGAGGTGGCGATCACCTTCGCCGTGAGGCCCGGCGAGCACTACCACGTACCGCTGCTGCTCAACCCGTTCGGCTACTCCGTTTACCGAGGGAGCTAG
- the uraD gene encoding 2-oxo-4-hydroxy-4-carboxy-5-ureidoimidazoline decarboxylase, with amino-acid sequence MTSTSPPPGLARFNDLEKSAALAALHETCASTAWATRLLAGRPYASVADLYTAADAAMADLTAADLAEAMAGHPPIGRPKPGDPASAREQRGMAGASAELKAEMLELNLAYQEKFGQVFLICATGRTGEQMRDAVKERIGNAPDEEREIVRVELGRINRIRLARLVEEDRDTP; translated from the coding sequence GTGACTTCGACTTCCCCACCGCCGGGCCTGGCCCGGTTCAACGACCTCGAGAAGTCCGCGGCCCTCGCCGCGCTCCACGAGACGTGCGCCTCCACGGCGTGGGCCACCCGGCTGCTCGCGGGCCGCCCCTACGCCTCCGTCGCCGACCTGTACACCGCCGCCGACGCGGCCATGGCCGACCTGACCGCCGCCGACCTGGCAGAGGCGATGGCCGGGCACCCGCCCATCGGCCGCCCGAAGCCGGGCGACCCGGCCTCCGCCCGCGAACAGCGGGGCATGGCCGGCGCCTCCGCGGAGCTCAAGGCCGAGATGCTCGAACTGAACCTGGCCTACCAGGAGAAGTTCGGCCAGGTCTTCCTGATCTGCGCCACCGGCCGCACCGGCGAACAGATGCGCGACGCGGTCAAGGAGCGGATCGGCAACGCGCCGGACGAGGAACGGGAGATCGTCCGCGTCGAACTGGGCAGGATCAACCGCATCCGCCTCGCCCGACTCGTCGAAGAGGACCGAGACACCCCATGA
- a CDS encoding helix-turn-helix domain-containing protein: MSTAGDEAFIAAVKPLVDAMGGEMLPPDEAGAEDVVLAWDGVDAVAVRLPQLADSLDHILAAMERRKGRPLADLDRKAKQEVVRILEARGAFSVRHGVETVASALGVSRFTVYNYLNREKEA; the protein is encoded by the coding sequence GTGAGCACCGCCGGAGACGAGGCCTTCATCGCGGCCGTGAAGCCGCTGGTCGACGCGATGGGCGGCGAGATGCTCCCGCCCGACGAGGCCGGAGCCGAGGACGTCGTGCTCGCCTGGGACGGCGTCGACGCCGTCGCCGTACGCCTGCCGCAGCTCGCCGACTCCCTCGACCACATCCTGGCCGCCATGGAACGCCGGAAGGGCAGACCGCTCGCCGACCTGGACCGCAAGGCCAAGCAGGAGGTGGTGCGGATACTCGAGGCGCGCGGCGCCTTCTCCGTACGGCACGGCGTGGAGACCGTGGCGAGCGCGCTCGGGGTGAGCCGCTTCACGGTCTACAACTATCTCAACCGGGAGAAAGAGGCCTGA
- a CDS encoding TIM barrel protein codes for MGFEDQRFNVNLSILFTELPLLERPAAAAAAGFTAVELWWPWVDSPTPERSELDALETAIEDAGVRLTGLNFYAGQLPGPDRGALSLPGRESERFRANIDVAAGFARSLGCGALNALYGNRLDGVDPAEQDALALENLALAALAADRIGAILLVEALNRAESPRYPLVSAPAAIGIVDQVNEATGLGNAKFLMDLYHLSMNGEDLPSVIERYASRTGHVQIADNPGRGAPGTGSLPLEDLLGRLRKAGYEGWVGLEYKPGDRPSAEAFDWMPR; via the coding sequence ATGGGCTTCGAAGACCAGCGCTTCAACGTCAACCTGTCGATCCTCTTCACCGAACTCCCGCTCCTGGAGCGCCCCGCGGCCGCCGCCGCGGCCGGCTTCACCGCGGTCGAGCTGTGGTGGCCGTGGGTCGACTCCCCCACCCCGGAGCGGTCCGAGCTCGACGCCCTGGAGACGGCGATCGAGGACGCGGGCGTCCGGCTCACCGGTCTCAACTTCTACGCCGGACAGCTCCCCGGCCCCGACCGCGGCGCCCTGTCGCTGCCCGGCCGGGAATCCGAGCGGTTCCGCGCCAACATCGACGTGGCCGCGGGCTTCGCCCGGTCCCTGGGCTGCGGCGCGCTCAACGCGCTGTACGGCAACCGCCTCGACGGCGTGGACCCCGCCGAGCAGGACGCGCTCGCGCTGGAGAACCTGGCACTCGCGGCCCTGGCCGCGGACCGGATCGGCGCGATCCTGCTCGTCGAGGCGCTGAACCGGGCCGAGTCGCCCCGCTACCCGCTGGTGAGCGCCCCGGCCGCGATCGGGATCGTCGACCAGGTCAACGAGGCGACCGGACTCGGCAACGCGAAGTTCCTGATGGACCTGTACCACCTGTCGATGAACGGTGAGGACCTGCCGTCGGTGATCGAGCGGTACGCGTCGAGGACCGGCCATGTGCAGATCGCCGACAACCCGGGCCGTGGCGCGCCGGGCACGGGCTCCCTGCCCCTGGAGGACCTCCTCGGCCGGCTGAGGAAGGCCGGTTACGAGGGCTGGGTCGGCCTGGAGTACAAACCGGGCGACCGTCCGAGCGCCGAGGCCTTCGACTGGATGCCCCGCTGA
- a CDS encoding 2-hydroxy-3-oxopropionate reductase, protein MSSTLPKIAWIGLGIMGSPMSEHLVEAGYDVTGFTLEQDKLDRLATAGGRAAGSVAEAVRDADVVITMVPASPQVEAIAYGPSGILENVRSGSLLIDMSSITPQTSVDLARAAKDKGVRVLDAPVSGGEAGAVEAVLSIMVGGEQADFDEARPVFEALGKTIVLCGPHGSGQTVKAANQLIVAVNIQACAEAVVFLEKSGVDLKAALDVLGGGLAGSTVLARKKDNFLTRDFEPGFRIDLHHKDMGIVTDAARTVGAALPVGAVVAQLVASLRAQGDGALDHSALLRAVERLSGARL, encoded by the coding sequence ATGAGCAGCACACTTCCCAAGATCGCCTGGATAGGTCTCGGCATCATGGGCTCTCCCATGTCCGAGCACCTGGTCGAGGCGGGTTACGACGTCACCGGCTTCACCCTGGAGCAGGACAAGCTCGACCGGCTGGCCACGGCCGGCGGCAGGGCCGCGGGGTCCGTCGCCGAGGCGGTCCGTGACGCCGACGTCGTGATCACGATGGTGCCCGCCTCCCCGCAGGTCGAGGCCATCGCCTACGGTCCCTCCGGCATCCTGGAGAACGTGCGGTCCGGGTCCCTTCTGATCGACATGTCCTCGATCACCCCGCAGACCTCGGTCGACCTGGCACGGGCGGCGAAGGACAAGGGCGTGCGCGTGCTCGACGCGCCCGTCTCCGGCGGTGAGGCCGGTGCCGTCGAGGCCGTGCTGTCCATCATGGTGGGCGGCGAGCAGGCCGACTTCGACGAGGCGAGGCCCGTCTTCGAGGCGCTCGGCAAGACCATCGTGCTGTGCGGTCCGCACGGTTCGGGCCAGACCGTGAAGGCCGCCAACCAGCTGATCGTCGCCGTCAACATCCAGGCGTGCGCCGAGGCCGTGGTCTTCCTGGAGAAGTCGGGCGTGGACCTGAAGGCGGCGCTGGACGTCCTGGGCGGTGGGCTCGCCGGCTCGACCGTGCTGGCCCGAAAGAAGGACAACTTCCTCACCCGCGACTTCGAGCCCGGTTTCCGGATCGACCTGCACCACAAGGACATGGGCATCGTCACGGATGCCGCCCGCACCGTCGGCGCGGCCCTGCCCGTCGGCGCGGTGGTCGCCCAGCTGGTCGCGAGCCTGCGTGCGCAGGGTGACGGCGCGCTGGATCACTCGGCCCTCCTGCGAGCCGTGGAGCGCCTGTCGGGCGCACGGCTCTGA